The Osmerus mordax isolate fOsmMor3 unplaced genomic scaffold, fOsmMor3.pri Scaffold_94, whole genome shotgun sequence genome has a window encoding:
- the LOC136940252 gene encoding katanin p80 WD40 repeat-containing subunit B1-like isoform X3, which translates to MAVANTTKTSWRLQEIVAHSSNVSSVALGKSSGRLLATGGEDCRVNIWAISKPNCIMSLTGHNNPVECVQFNSSEEQVVAGSQSGSLRVWDLEAAKILRTLIGHKANICSLDFHPYGEYLASGSMDTNIKLWDIRRKGCVFRYKGHTQAVRCLAFSPDGKWLASAGDDCTIKLWDLTAGKMITEFMAHTGAVNIVQFHPNEYMLASGSSDRTVKLWDLEKFKMIGSSEGETGAVRCISFDPDGCCLYSGAMDSLRVYGWEPDRCFDLVPVGWGRVADLAICNHQLIGVSFHMTNVSSYVVDLTRVKKSGSVIQGVIQDNQPLTEPSPKGSTLRRNYERPMTTCNTQRVKQQSSEAQRRSPEGERQSPSSEDEREEKESSAEIRNADDYKEIFQPKSAISRTPPMRSEPFPAPFEDEIFVVRPNVTLDTVTPTVDIQQSGQSKPIASSTPVLRVEPTVVSSAPRPIPIQTAMSSVTRPTSSNPPAPRPAPPAAVTLAKAKPQPSVILSTRNEPIGLNVGDFLPHARNNRPSVLGDDEALSQIRKGHDTMCVMLTSRRKNLDTVRAVWGSGDVKTSLDSAMSMNDLSIVVDILNIVNLKPSLWKLDLCMSILPQIEELLQSKYESYVQTGCMSLKLILKRFWPLISDTLTAPPSVGVDITREERHQKCKACYNQLKNLSNMVKNKADQVGRHGSSFKELQLLMAPLDY; encoded by the exons ATGGCGGTGGCCAATACAACTAAGACATCATGGAGATTAC AGGAAATTGTGGCCCACTCTAGTAATGTGTCGTCGgtggctctggggaagagctCGGGTCGTCTCCTGGCCACCGGAGGGGAAGACTGCAGAGTCAACATCTGGGCCATCAGCAAACCCAACTGCATCATG AGTCTGACTGGTCATAACAACCCAGTCGAGTGTGTGCAGTTTAACAGCTCTGAGGAGCAGGTGGTGGCAGGCTCCCAGTCTGGATCACTGCGTGTCTGGGACCTGGAAGCAGCCAAGA TTTTAAGGACCCTGATAGGACACAAGGCCAATATATGTAGCCTGGACTTCCATCCATATGGAGAATACCTGGCATCTGGCTCAATGGACACCAacatcaag CTCTGGGACATTCGGAGAAAGGGATGTGTCTTCAGGTACAAG GGCCACACTCAGGCAGTGAGGTGTTTGGCTTTCAGTCCAGATGGGAAGTGGCTGGCCTCTGCTGGAGATGACTGCACTATCAAG CTCTGGGACTTGACTGCAGGCAAGATGATCACTGAATTCATGGCCCACACCGGAGCGGTCAACATTGTCCAGTTCCACCCGAACGAGTACATGTTGGCGTCTGGCAGCTCAGACAG GACTGTCAAATTATGGGACCTGGAGAAGTTTAAGATGATTGGTTCttcagaaggagagacaggagcagtcAG GTGTATCTCGTTCGACCCGGACGGCTGCTGCCTGTACAGTGGGGCGATGGATTCTCTGCGTGTGTATGGCTGGGAGCCAGACCGCTGTTTTGACTTGGTGCCAGTGGGCTGGGGCCGTGTGGCAGACCTTGCAATATGCAACCACCAGTTG ATTGGCGTGTCcttccacatgacaaatgtGTCCTCCTACGTGGTTGACTTAACCCGGGTAAAGAAGTCCGGCTCTGTGATCCAAGGTGTGATCCAGGATAATCAGCCACTCACAGAGCCCTCGCCCAAAGGATCCACTCTGCGCCGCAACTATGAGAGACCTATGACGACATGTAACACACAGAG GGTGAAGCAGCAGAGCTCTGAGGCCCAGCGCCGCAGCCCTgagggcgagagacagagtcccagcagtgaggatgaaagggaggagaaggagtccTCTGCCGAGATCCGTAATGCTGATGACTACAAGGAGATCTTCCAACCAAAAAGTGCCATCT CCCGCACCCCCCCTATGAGGAGCGAGCCCTTTCCTGCTCCTTTTGAGGATG AGATCTTTGTGGTTAGGCCCAACGTGACCCTGGACACGGTGACCCCCACCGTTGACATACAGCAG TCTGGCCAGTCGAAGCCCATAGCATCCTCGACTCCTGTCTTGAGGGTGGAGCCTACTGTTGTTTCCTCTGCTCCTCGGCCCATACCGATCCAGACGGCAATGTCCTCCGTGACACGGCCCACCTCTTCCAACCCCCCCGCACCCCGCCCAGCCCCACCAGCAGCTGTCACCTTGGCTAAAGCCAAACCGCAGCCTAGTGTCATCTTATCGACCAGGAATGAGCCAATAGGTCTCAACGTGGGAGATTTTCTTCCT CATGCTCGTAATAACCGGCCCAGCGTGCTGGGGGATGATGAGGCGTTGTCCCAGATCAGGAAGGGCCATGACACCATGTGTGTGATGCTGACCAGTCGGCGCAAAAACCTGGACACAGTCAGGGCTGTGTGGGGCAGCGGCGACGTCAAG ACGTCTCTGGACTCGGCCATGTCTATGAACGATCTCTCCATCGTGGTGGACATCCTTAACATAGTCAACCTCAAACC GTCGCTATGGAAACTGGACCTGTGTATGTCCATCCTGCCCCAGATTGAGGAGCTGTTACAGAGCAAGTATGAAAG TTACGTGCAGACGGGCTGTATGTCTCTGAAGCTGATCCTGAAGCGTTTCTGGCCCCTCATCTCAGACACTCTCACAGCGCCCCCTTCTGTCGGAGTGGACATCACACGAGAGGAACG ACATCAGAAGTGCAAGGCATGTTACAATCAGCTGAAGAATCTTAGCAACATGGTCAAAAACAAGGCTGACCAGGTGGGCCGCCACGGCAGCTCCTTCAAAGAGCTACAGTTGCTCATGGCCCCTTTGGACTATTGA
- the LOC136940254 gene encoding LOW QUALITY PROTEIN: kinesin-like protein KIFC3 (The sequence of the model RefSeq protein was modified relative to this genomic sequence to represent the inferred CDS: inserted 2 bases in 1 codon) has product MWGRGRAEPVCLHFWVYGGEKEGDVTAXSLRESGREEDCATRSSSSGDFLMSDGEEDSSFLSLPGTTFAQCPSLTADLTETSPHNQQLLIQTLQDKVCEFQARLRSEEGSRRLQLQRLQHSHEQSLQEKTNVIHTLQEELHSVQPRGVRPLQKLAEPKEQQPPRERSKERLTSQEGEQLIAQLRTQVEELEEKLLDQSQDVERLRSELGATDLEKHLELLVCENERLKQELKSCKTSLLHTQDRPADSTCSACPSCQDAEVMRGEVSQWESQARQREMRLAELEKDLLEKTYRVETLHRHLEESNRQLGETQRQLGESKRQRGEVEQRLELRLKDCEEELARESAMLPQVKAVESQKELAVAAKSAALQEKLAVQRQLLRELEQQLHESQRTCTQLRAQILVYEGEMERTQGQLEAEMQNLEEEKNRVIEEAFIRAESEMKAVHENLAGVRMNLLTLQPALRTLTCDYNCLKRQVQDFPFMLDKAITEAKQEICQVISEVSSANQELLRKYKREMNLRKKFHNELVRLKGNIRVFCRVRPVCHGESDSAEAKNMVTIDSDDDSVLYLSNKGKLMTFELDKVFPPHASQEKVFQEVQSLVTSCIDGFNVCIFAYGQTGSGKTYTMEGVVQDPGINQRALRLLFSEVTEKAPDWDYKITVSMVEIYNETLRNLLGENPSEKLDIKMNPDGSGQLYVPGLTEFIVQSPEDINKVFELGHMNRATACTNLNEHSSRSHALLIITVAGFNCSTGHRTHGKLNLVDLAGSERIGKSGAEGSRLREAQCINKSLSALGDVINALRSRHSHVPFRNSRLTYLLQDSLSGDSKTLMMVQVSPLVSNMSESVCSLKFAQRVRTIELGSVSSRRQTENSSTSSSPTHDSIELDSPPVTPVPLPISRASSAGSTLSSTSKTPTTRRRSQSQLSTDRQVDTASPLLGDGGQDD; this is encoded by the exons CGAGCTCAGGGGACTTTCTGATGAGTGATGGTGAGGAGGAcagctccttcctgtctctgcctggTACCACCTTCGCACAGTGTCCCTCGCTGACTGCTGACCTTACAGAAACTAGTCCCCACAACCAGCAATTACTCATACAG acgCTGCAAGACAAGGTGTGTGAGTTCCAGGCGCGTCTGCGTAGTGAGGAGGGCTCTCGCCGCCTGCAGCTGCAGCGGTTACAGCACAGTCACGAACAGAGTCTCCAGGAAAAGACCAACGTCATCCACACACTGCAGGAGGAGCTGCACTCAGTCCAGcccagag gcgtgaGACCATTGCAAAAACTGGCTGAGCCAAAGGAGCAGCAGCCTCCCAGAGAGCGTTCCAAAGAGCGTCTCACCAGTCAGGAGGGAGAGCAGCTCATTGCTCAGCTGCGCACACAG gtggaggagctggaggagaagctgtTGGACCAGAGCCAGGATGTGGAGAGACTGCGCTCTGAGCTG GGTGCGACAGATCTGGAGAAGCACTTGgagctgcttgtgtgtgagaatgagcGGCTAAAGCAGGAGTTGAAGTCATGCAAGACTTCTCTGCTCCACACCCAGGATAGGCCAGCCGACTCCACATGCTCTGCCTGCCCCAGctgccag GATGCAGAGGTCATGCGAGGAGAGGTGTCTCAGTGGGAGAGCCAGGCCAGGCAGAGGGAGATGAGGCTggctgagctggagaaggaTCTCCTAGAGAAGACCTACAGGGTGGAGACCCTCCATAGACACCTGGAAGAGTCCAACCGCCAGCTGGGGGAGACCCAGAGGCAACTGGGAGAGTCCAAGCGTCAGCggggagaggtggagcagcGGCTGGAGCTCCGGCTCAAGGactgtgaggaggagctggctcGAGAGTCCGCGATGCTGCCGCAGGTCAAG GCGGTGGAGTCTCAGAAGGAGCTGGCTGTAGCAGCCAAAAGCGCTGCCCTGCAGGAGAAGCTGGCTGTGCAGAGACAGCTGCTTAGAGAGCTGGAGCAGCAGCTCCATGAGTCCCAGAGGACCTGCACCCAGCTACGAGCACAG ATCCTGGTGTACgagggggagatggaaaggACCCAGGGCCAGCTTGAGGCTGAGATGCAGAacctggaggaagagaagaacagAGTGATTGAGGAGGCCTTCATTAGAGCTGAAAGTGAGATGAAAGCTGTACATGAAAACCtagctg gtgTTCGTATGAACTTGCTGACCCTGCAACCTGCACTGCGAACCCTTACCTGTGACTACAACTGTCTGAAGAGACAGGTTCAAGACTTTCCCTTCATGCTGGACAAAGCCATCACAGAGGCTAAGCAAGAG ATCTGCCAAGTGATCAGTGAGGTCAGCAGTGCCAACCAGGAGCTGCTGCGTAAATACAAAAGGGAGATGAACTTGAGAAAGAAGTTTCATAACGAGCTGGTGCGCCTCAAAG GCAACATCAGGGTTTTCTGTCGCGTGCGGCCTGTGTGCCATGGGGAATCAGATTCAGCAGAGGCCAAAAACATGGTGACCATTGACTCTGATGATGACTCAGTCCTCTACCTCTCCAACAAAGGAAAACTGATGACCTTTGAACTGGACAAGGTGTTCCCACCTCATGCCTCTCAGGAAAAG GTGTTCCAGGAGGTCCAGTCCTTGGTGACTTCCTGTATCGATGGCTTTAATGTGTGTATCTTCGCCTATGGACAGACAGGCTCAGGAAAGACCTACACCATGGAG GGTGTGGTCCAGGACCCTGGCATAAACCAGAGAGCTTTAAGGCTGCTCTTCTCTGAGGTGACTGAGAAAGCTCCCGACTGGGACTACAAAATCACAGTCAGCATGGTGGAGATCTACAATGAGACCCTTCg GAACCTCTTGGGAGAGAACCCCAGTGAGAAGCTGGACATTAAAATGAACCCAGATGGTAGCGGTCAGCTGTATGTGCCCGGTCTCACAGAGTTCATCGTCCAGAGTCCCGAGGACATCAATAAG GTTTTTGAGCTGGGTCATATGAATAGAGCCACCGCCTGTACAAACCTGAATGAACATAGCTCGCGCTCCCATGCACTCCTCATCATCACTGTGGCAGGATTCAACTGCTCCACTGGACATCGCACTCATG GTAAGTTGAACCTGGTGGACTTGGCGGGCTCTGAGCGGATCGGAAAGTCTGGGGCTGAGGGTAGCCGCCTCAGAGAGGCCCAGTGCATCAACAAGTCACTGTCGGCCCTGGGCGACGTCATAAACGCGCTGCGGAGCCGACACTCCCATGTGCCATTCAGGAACTCGCGGCTTACCTACCTCCTCCAGGACtcactgagtggggacagcaaGACGCTGATGATGGTCCAGGTGTCTCCTCTAGTCAGCAACATGAGCGAGTCGGTGTGCTCGCTGAAGTTTGCCCAGCGTGTACGGACCATTGAGCTAGGCTCCGTCTCCtcaagaagacagacagaaaactcctccacctcttcctcccccacccacgaCAGCATTGAG CTGGACTCTCCACCAGTGACTCCGGTGCCCCTTCCCATCTCCCGGGCCAGCAGTGCTggctctaccctctcctccacatccaAGACCCCCACCACACGCAGGAGGTCCCAGTCTCAGCTCTCAACAG acaggcaggtagacacagCCAGCCCATTGCTCGGGGATGGTGGGCAG GACGATTAA
- the LOC136940252 gene encoding katanin p80 WD40 repeat-containing subunit B1-like isoform X1 — protein sequence MAVANTTKTSWRLQEIVAHSSNVSSVALGKSSGRLLATGGEDCRVNIWAISKPNCIMSLTGHNNPVECVQFNSSEEQVVAGSQSGSLRVWDLEAAKILRTLIGHKANICSLDFHPYGEYLASGSMDTNIKLWDIRRKGCVFRYKGHTQAVRCLAFSPDGKWLASAGDDCTIKLWDLTAGKMITEFMAHTGAVNIVQFHPNEYMLASGSSDRTVKLWDLEKFKMIGSSEGETGAVRCISFDPDGCCLYSGAMDSLRVYGWEPDRCFDLVPVGWGRVADLAICNHQLIGVSFHMTNVSSYVVDLTRVKKSGSVIQGVIQDNQPLTEPSPKGSTLRRNYERPMTTCNTQRVKQQSSEAQRRSPEGERQSPSSEDEREEKESSAEIRNADDYKEIFQPKSAISRTPPMRSEPFPAPFEDEIFVVRPNVTLDTVTPTVDIQQSGQSKPIASSTPVLRVEPTVVSSAPRPIPIQTAMSSVTRPTSSNPPAPRPAPPAAVTLAKAKPQPSVILSTRNEPIGLNVGDFLPVCSILYSGCIHTHLITLNLTHSDEVVFSNWRCKVFFSTQHARNNRPSVLGDDEALSQIRKGHDTMCVMLTSRRKNLDTVRAVWGSGDVKTSLDSAMSMNDLSIVVDILNIVNLKPSLWKLDLCMSILPQIEELLQSKYESYVQTGCMSLKLILKRFWPLISDTLTAPPSVGVDITREERHQKCKACYNQLKNLSNMVKNKADQVGRHGSSFKELQLLMAPLDY from the exons ATGGCGGTGGCCAATACAACTAAGACATCATGGAGATTAC AGGAAATTGTGGCCCACTCTAGTAATGTGTCGTCGgtggctctggggaagagctCGGGTCGTCTCCTGGCCACCGGAGGGGAAGACTGCAGAGTCAACATCTGGGCCATCAGCAAACCCAACTGCATCATG AGTCTGACTGGTCATAACAACCCAGTCGAGTGTGTGCAGTTTAACAGCTCTGAGGAGCAGGTGGTGGCAGGCTCCCAGTCTGGATCACTGCGTGTCTGGGACCTGGAAGCAGCCAAGA TTTTAAGGACCCTGATAGGACACAAGGCCAATATATGTAGCCTGGACTTCCATCCATATGGAGAATACCTGGCATCTGGCTCAATGGACACCAacatcaag CTCTGGGACATTCGGAGAAAGGGATGTGTCTTCAGGTACAAG GGCCACACTCAGGCAGTGAGGTGTTTGGCTTTCAGTCCAGATGGGAAGTGGCTGGCCTCTGCTGGAGATGACTGCACTATCAAG CTCTGGGACTTGACTGCAGGCAAGATGATCACTGAATTCATGGCCCACACCGGAGCGGTCAACATTGTCCAGTTCCACCCGAACGAGTACATGTTGGCGTCTGGCAGCTCAGACAG GACTGTCAAATTATGGGACCTGGAGAAGTTTAAGATGATTGGTTCttcagaaggagagacaggagcagtcAG GTGTATCTCGTTCGACCCGGACGGCTGCTGCCTGTACAGTGGGGCGATGGATTCTCTGCGTGTGTATGGCTGGGAGCCAGACCGCTGTTTTGACTTGGTGCCAGTGGGCTGGGGCCGTGTGGCAGACCTTGCAATATGCAACCACCAGTTG ATTGGCGTGTCcttccacatgacaaatgtGTCCTCCTACGTGGTTGACTTAACCCGGGTAAAGAAGTCCGGCTCTGTGATCCAAGGTGTGATCCAGGATAATCAGCCACTCACAGAGCCCTCGCCCAAAGGATCCACTCTGCGCCGCAACTATGAGAGACCTATGACGACATGTAACACACAGAG GGTGAAGCAGCAGAGCTCTGAGGCCCAGCGCCGCAGCCCTgagggcgagagacagagtcccagcagtgaggatgaaagggaggagaaggagtccTCTGCCGAGATCCGTAATGCTGATGACTACAAGGAGATCTTCCAACCAAAAAGTGCCATCT CCCGCACCCCCCCTATGAGGAGCGAGCCCTTTCCTGCTCCTTTTGAGGATG AGATCTTTGTGGTTAGGCCCAACGTGACCCTGGACACGGTGACCCCCACCGTTGACATACAGCAG TCTGGCCAGTCGAAGCCCATAGCATCCTCGACTCCTGTCTTGAGGGTGGAGCCTACTGTTGTTTCCTCTGCTCCTCGGCCCATACCGATCCAGACGGCAATGTCCTCCGTGACACGGCCCACCTCTTCCAACCCCCCCGCACCCCGCCCAGCCCCACCAGCAGCTGTCACCTTGGCTAAAGCCAAACCGCAGCCTAGTGTCATCTTATCGACCAGGAATGAGCCAATAGGTCTCAACGTGGGAGATTTTCTTCCTGTGTGTAGTATACTTTACAGTGGCTGCATTCACACGCATTTAATCACACTCAATCTTACCCACAGCGATGAAGTAGTGTTTTCGAATTGGAGGTGTAAAGTGTTCTTCTCTACCCAGCATGCTCGTAATAACCGGCCCAGCGTGCTGGGGGATGATGAGGCGTTGTCCCAGATCAGGAAGGGCCATGACACCATGTGTGTGATGCTGACCAGTCGGCGCAAAAACCTGGACACAGTCAGGGCTGTGTGGGGCAGCGGCGACGTCAAG ACGTCTCTGGACTCGGCCATGTCTATGAACGATCTCTCCATCGTGGTGGACATCCTTAACATAGTCAACCTCAAACC GTCGCTATGGAAACTGGACCTGTGTATGTCCATCCTGCCCCAGATTGAGGAGCTGTTACAGAGCAAGTATGAAAG TTACGTGCAGACGGGCTGTATGTCTCTGAAGCTGATCCTGAAGCGTTTCTGGCCCCTCATCTCAGACACTCTCACAGCGCCCCCTTCTGTCGGAGTGGACATCACACGAGAGGAACG ACATCAGAAGTGCAAGGCATGTTACAATCAGCTGAAGAATCTTAGCAACATGGTCAAAAACAAGGCTGACCAGGTGGGCCGCCACGGCAGCTCCTTCAAAGAGCTACAGTTGCTCATGGCCCCTTTGGACTATTGA
- the LOC136940252 gene encoding katanin p80 WD40 repeat-containing subunit B1-like isoform X2, protein MAVANTTKTSWRLQEIVAHSSNVSSVALGKSSGRLLATGGEDCRVNIWAISKPNCIMSLTGHNNPVECVQFNSSEEQVVAGSQSGSLRVWDLEAAKILRTLIGHKANICSLDFHPYGEYLASGSMDTNIKLWDIRRKGCVFRYKGHTQAVRCLAFSPDGKWLASAGDDCTIKLWDLTAGKMITEFMAHTGAVNIVQFHPNEYMLASGSSDRTVKLWDLEKFKMIGSSEGETGAVRCISFDPDGCCLYSGAMDSLRVYGWEPDRCFDLVPVGWGRVADLAICNHQLIGVSFHMTNVSSYVVDLTRVKKSGSVIQGVIQDNQPLTEPSPKGSTLRRNYERPMTTCNTQRVKQQSSEAQRRSPEGERQSPSSEDEREEKESSAEIRNADDYKEIFQPKTRTPPMRSEPFPAPFEDEIFVVRPNVTLDTVTPTVDIQQSGQSKPIASSTPVLRVEPTVVSSAPRPIPIQTAMSSVTRPTSSNPPAPRPAPPAAVTLAKAKPQPSVILSTRNEPIGLNVGDFLPVCSILYSGCIHTHLITLNLTHSDEVVFSNWRCKVFFSTQHARNNRPSVLGDDEALSQIRKGHDTMCVMLTSRRKNLDTVRAVWGSGDVKTSLDSAMSMNDLSIVVDILNIVNLKPSLWKLDLCMSILPQIEELLQSKYESYVQTGCMSLKLILKRFWPLISDTLTAPPSVGVDITREERHQKCKACYNQLKNLSNMVKNKADQVGRHGSSFKELQLLMAPLDY, encoded by the exons ATGGCGGTGGCCAATACAACTAAGACATCATGGAGATTAC AGGAAATTGTGGCCCACTCTAGTAATGTGTCGTCGgtggctctggggaagagctCGGGTCGTCTCCTGGCCACCGGAGGGGAAGACTGCAGAGTCAACATCTGGGCCATCAGCAAACCCAACTGCATCATG AGTCTGACTGGTCATAACAACCCAGTCGAGTGTGTGCAGTTTAACAGCTCTGAGGAGCAGGTGGTGGCAGGCTCCCAGTCTGGATCACTGCGTGTCTGGGACCTGGAAGCAGCCAAGA TTTTAAGGACCCTGATAGGACACAAGGCCAATATATGTAGCCTGGACTTCCATCCATATGGAGAATACCTGGCATCTGGCTCAATGGACACCAacatcaag CTCTGGGACATTCGGAGAAAGGGATGTGTCTTCAGGTACAAG GGCCACACTCAGGCAGTGAGGTGTTTGGCTTTCAGTCCAGATGGGAAGTGGCTGGCCTCTGCTGGAGATGACTGCACTATCAAG CTCTGGGACTTGACTGCAGGCAAGATGATCACTGAATTCATGGCCCACACCGGAGCGGTCAACATTGTCCAGTTCCACCCGAACGAGTACATGTTGGCGTCTGGCAGCTCAGACAG GACTGTCAAATTATGGGACCTGGAGAAGTTTAAGATGATTGGTTCttcagaaggagagacaggagcagtcAG GTGTATCTCGTTCGACCCGGACGGCTGCTGCCTGTACAGTGGGGCGATGGATTCTCTGCGTGTGTATGGCTGGGAGCCAGACCGCTGTTTTGACTTGGTGCCAGTGGGCTGGGGCCGTGTGGCAGACCTTGCAATATGCAACCACCAGTTG ATTGGCGTGTCcttccacatgacaaatgtGTCCTCCTACGTGGTTGACTTAACCCGGGTAAAGAAGTCCGGCTCTGTGATCCAAGGTGTGATCCAGGATAATCAGCCACTCACAGAGCCCTCGCCCAAAGGATCCACTCTGCGCCGCAACTATGAGAGACCTATGACGACATGTAACACACAGAG GGTGAAGCAGCAGAGCTCTGAGGCCCAGCGCCGCAGCCCTgagggcgagagacagagtcccagcagtgaggatgaaagggaggagaaggagtccTCTGCCGAGATCCGTAATGCTGATGACTACAAGGAGATCTTCCAACCAAAAA CCCGCACCCCCCCTATGAGGAGCGAGCCCTTTCCTGCTCCTTTTGAGGATG AGATCTTTGTGGTTAGGCCCAACGTGACCCTGGACACGGTGACCCCCACCGTTGACATACAGCAG TCTGGCCAGTCGAAGCCCATAGCATCCTCGACTCCTGTCTTGAGGGTGGAGCCTACTGTTGTTTCCTCTGCTCCTCGGCCCATACCGATCCAGACGGCAATGTCCTCCGTGACACGGCCCACCTCTTCCAACCCCCCCGCACCCCGCCCAGCCCCACCAGCAGCTGTCACCTTGGCTAAAGCCAAACCGCAGCCTAGTGTCATCTTATCGACCAGGAATGAGCCAATAGGTCTCAACGTGGGAGATTTTCTTCCTGTGTGTAGTATACTTTACAGTGGCTGCATTCACACGCATTTAATCACACTCAATCTTACCCACAGCGATGAAGTAGTGTTTTCGAATTGGAGGTGTAAAGTGTTCTTCTCTACCCAGCATGCTCGTAATAACCGGCCCAGCGTGCTGGGGGATGATGAGGCGTTGTCCCAGATCAGGAAGGGCCATGACACCATGTGTGTGATGCTGACCAGTCGGCGCAAAAACCTGGACACAGTCAGGGCTGTGTGGGGCAGCGGCGACGTCAAG ACGTCTCTGGACTCGGCCATGTCTATGAACGATCTCTCCATCGTGGTGGACATCCTTAACATAGTCAACCTCAAACC GTCGCTATGGAAACTGGACCTGTGTATGTCCATCCTGCCCCAGATTGAGGAGCTGTTACAGAGCAAGTATGAAAG TTACGTGCAGACGGGCTGTATGTCTCTGAAGCTGATCCTGAAGCGTTTCTGGCCCCTCATCTCAGACACTCTCACAGCGCCCCCTTCTGTCGGAGTGGACATCACACGAGAGGAACG ACATCAGAAGTGCAAGGCATGTTACAATCAGCTGAAGAATCTTAGCAACATGGTCAAAAACAAGGCTGACCAGGTGGGCCGCCACGGCAGCTCCTTCAAAGAGCTACAGTTGCTCATGGCCCCTTTGGACTATTGA
- the LOC136940253 gene encoding transmembrane protein 208, with the protein MAPKGKVGTKGKKQIYEENEATLKFYTRVILGANAIYTAINLLVFNGSSTFWTWLFLVFALAVYVGSYRSMSTMAKPVLAEDGSLLDGGIDLNMEQGMAEHLKDVILLTAIVQVLSIISSYFWYLWLLAPARALHLLWVNFLGPWFSAESPTAPEEVNEKKQRRQERRQMKRF; encoded by the exons ATGGCG CCCAAAGGTAAGGTAGGCACTAAAGGTAAGAAGCAAATATATGAGGAGAACGAGGCGACGCTCAAGTTCTACACAAGAGTCATCTTGGGAGCGAAT GCGATATACACTGCCATAAACCTCTTGGTCTTCAACGGCTCATCCACTTTTTGGACATGG TTGTTCCTGGTGTTTGCACTGGCTGTGTATGTTGGCAGTTACCGTTCTATGTCCACCATGGCTAAACCAGTATTGGCGGAGGATGGGAGCCTGCTGGATGGAGGCATAGACCTGAACATGGAACAAGGCATGGCAGA GCACCTGAAGGATGTAATTCTTCTTACTGCAATCGTTCAAGTGCTAAGCATCATCTCCTCCTACTTCTGGTACCTCTGGCTACTG GCTCCTGCCCGTGCACTGCACCTGCTGTGGGTCAACTTCCTGGGTCCCTGGTTTTCAGCAGAGAGCCCTACAGCTCCAGAGGAGGTCAATGAAAAGAAACAGAGACGGCAGGAGCGCAGACAGATGAAGAGATTCTGA